Proteins encoded in a region of the Solanum dulcamara chromosome 9, daSolDulc1.2, whole genome shotgun sequence genome:
- the LOC129903805 gene encoding acylsugar acyltransferase 3-like, with protein sequence MDNKYVDCNDIGVEYLNVGVNCPMSQVLNNPYTNVIDVVFPQDLPGNTTSLPQSPLVVQLSQFNCGGLAVSVCISHKIADGYSVGQFLKDWASTARDHQLDFKPSPWFGANSLFPPMDDPSTVREREREPQRLSRVYHFSSSNLDRLKDIVVARI encoded by the coding sequence ATGGATAATAAATATGTCGATTGCAACGACATTGGTGTTGAGTATTTAAACGTTGGTGTCAATTGTCCAATGTCTCAAGTTCTCAACAATCCATATACTAATGTTATAGATGTAGTTTTCCCACAAGATTTGCCTGGGAATACTACTTCCTTACCCCAAAGTCCACTTGTGGTCCAATTAAGTCAGTTTAATTGTGGTGGACTGGCAGTCAGCGTATGCATATCACACAAAATTGCTGATGGATATAGTGTCGGTCAATTCCTTAAAGATTGGGCTTCTACGGCTCGAGATCATCAATTGGATTTCAAACCATCTCCTTGGTTTGGTGCAAATTCTCTATTCCCACCAATGGATGACCCTTCGACTGTAAGAGAAAGAGAGCGTGAACCTCAACGATTATCAAGAGTGTACCATTTCTCATCCTCTAATTTGGACAGGCTCAAGGATATCGTTGTTGCAAGGatatag